A genomic region of Clavibacter michiganensis subsp. insidiosus contains the following coding sequences:
- a CDS encoding NUDIX hydrolase codes for MGDVPPSPSVFAAGAVVWRVVDRRIRVLIIHRTRRRDTSLPKGKVDPGETLPQTAVREVHEETGLRVALGVPLGAIEYGISGGRRKSVSYWAAEATDAMVEAGRFEPDDEVESVEWVSIPNARKRLDYPGEVQILDLFAGLVETGSHRSFALIALRHGHAVQPYEWDGADAGRPLSARGRDEARSIVPTLLAFGPQVVTSSTAERCLQTVAPLAETLGRRVKEDAGISQDAYETDGGSVRETVAKRVRKARSAVLCSHSPVLPEILHEIALATETPRASRMPRAGMLSPAEFSVVHLSASDPEAGILAVETYGPSA; via the coding sequence GTGGGGGACGTGCCGCCCTCCCCCTCCGTCTTCGCCGCAGGCGCCGTCGTCTGGCGCGTGGTCGACAGACGGATCCGGGTGCTCATCATCCACCGCACCCGACGCCGCGACACGTCCCTGCCGAAGGGCAAGGTCGATCCCGGCGAGACGCTCCCGCAGACCGCCGTCCGCGAGGTGCACGAGGAGACCGGCCTCCGGGTCGCGCTCGGCGTGCCGCTCGGCGCCATCGAGTACGGCATCTCCGGCGGCCGCCGCAAGTCGGTGAGCTACTGGGCCGCCGAGGCCACGGACGCCATGGTCGAGGCAGGACGCTTCGAGCCGGACGACGAGGTGGAGAGCGTCGAGTGGGTCTCCATCCCCAACGCCCGCAAGCGCCTCGACTACCCGGGCGAGGTGCAGATCCTCGACCTCTTCGCCGGGCTCGTGGAGACGGGCTCGCACCGGTCGTTCGCCCTCATCGCGCTGCGCCACGGCCACGCCGTGCAGCCGTACGAGTGGGACGGCGCCGACGCGGGCCGGCCGCTCAGCGCCCGCGGACGCGACGAGGCGCGGTCGATCGTGCCGACGCTGCTCGCGTTCGGGCCACAGGTCGTCACGAGCAGCACCGCCGAGCGCTGCCTGCAGACGGTCGCGCCCCTCGCCGAGACCCTCGGCCGGCGGGTGAAGGAGGACGCGGGGATCAGCCAGGACGCCTACGAGACCGACGGCGGATCCGTGCGCGAGACCGTCGCGAAGCGCGTGCGCAAGGCCCGCAGCGCCGTGCTCTGCAGCCACAGCCCCGTCCTGCCGGAGATCCTGCACGAGATCGCCCTCGCCACGGAGACGCCCCGCGCGAGCCGCATGCCGCGGGCCGGGATGCTGTCGCCCGCCGAGTTCTCGGTGGTGCACCTGTCGGCGT
- a CDS encoding RNA degradosome polyphosphate kinase, with translation MDSETYIGDAKAVAESLDDFDEEDELLEDDGTLPEGRFLDRELSWLAFNRRVLELAEDPELPVLERANFLAIFASNLDEFFMVRVAGLKRRIATGLAVPTNIGRTPAEVLSAINETAYRLQVRHAAAFNDSVRPALEEHGIRVVRWDSLDEAQQDRLHELFSEQVFPVLMPLAVDPAHPFPYISGLSLNLSVRIRNPKTNRQEFARIKVPQMLPRFMPLTPDTRSGPIDFIALEDLIANQLQTLFPGMEIVEHHVFRVTRNEDVQIEEDETENLIQALEKELLRRRFGPPIRLEISDDMDAVTLDLLMRELDITEQEVFTLPSPLDLGGLFDLAKLDRPALHYPNNVPTTAVALKPAEDNSRADIFRSIAQQDILLHHPYESFTTSVQAFLEQAAADPHVLAIKQTLYRTSGDSPIVEALIDAAEAGKQVLALVEIKARFDEQANITWARKLEKAGVHVVYGVAGLKTHCKLALVIRQEKGGVLRHYSHIGTGNYNPKTSRIYEDLGLLTADDVVGKDLTRLFNELSGYGIEKKFKRLLVAPLHLRKGLLKRIAVETQNALDGKPSGIRIKVNSIVDEKIIDALYRASNAGVPVQVWVRGICSLTPGQPGLSENIEVRSILGRYLEHSRVFSFVNDGDQATYIGSADMMHRNLDRRVEALVRLVDPAHLQEIEDLFDRAMADTTSAWILDSDGEWTRRNKGADGTTLEDLQTAVMGIVSKRKRRVLR, from the coding sequence ATGGACAGCGAGACGTACATCGGCGATGCGAAGGCGGTCGCCGAATCCCTGGACGACTTCGACGAGGAGGACGAGCTCCTCGAGGACGACGGGACCCTCCCCGAGGGGCGCTTCCTCGACCGCGAGCTGAGCTGGCTGGCGTTCAACCGCCGCGTGCTCGAGCTGGCGGAGGACCCCGAGCTGCCGGTCCTCGAGCGGGCCAACTTCCTCGCCATCTTCGCCAGCAACCTCGATGAGTTCTTCATGGTCCGCGTCGCCGGCCTCAAGCGCCGCATCGCGACGGGCCTCGCCGTCCCCACCAACATCGGCCGCACGCCCGCCGAGGTGCTCTCCGCCATCAACGAGACCGCGTACCGCCTGCAGGTCCGCCACGCGGCCGCCTTCAACGACAGCGTGCGCCCGGCGCTCGAGGAGCACGGCATCCGCGTCGTGCGCTGGGACTCGCTCGACGAGGCCCAGCAGGACCGCCTGCACGAGCTCTTCTCCGAGCAGGTGTTCCCGGTGCTCATGCCGCTCGCGGTGGATCCGGCCCACCCCTTCCCCTACATCTCCGGCCTGTCGCTGAACCTCTCGGTGCGCATCCGCAACCCGAAGACGAACCGCCAGGAGTTCGCGCGCATCAAGGTGCCGCAGATGCTGCCGCGCTTCATGCCGCTCACGCCCGACACGCGCTCCGGCCCCATCGACTTCATCGCCCTCGAGGACCTCATCGCGAACCAGCTGCAGACGCTGTTCCCGGGCATGGAGATCGTCGAGCACCACGTGTTCCGCGTCACGCGCAACGAGGACGTGCAGATCGAGGAGGACGAGACCGAGAACCTCATCCAGGCCCTCGAGAAGGAGCTCCTGCGACGCCGGTTCGGCCCGCCCATCCGCCTCGAGATCTCGGACGACATGGACGCGGTCACGCTCGACCTCCTCATGCGCGAGCTCGACATCACCGAGCAGGAGGTGTTCACGCTCCCGTCCCCGCTCGACCTCGGCGGCCTGTTCGACCTCGCGAAGCTCGACCGGCCGGCGCTGCACTACCCGAACAACGTGCCCACCACGGCCGTCGCGCTGAAACCGGCCGAGGACAACTCGCGCGCCGACATCTTCCGCTCCATCGCGCAGCAGGACATCCTGCTGCACCACCCCTACGAGTCGTTCACCACGAGCGTGCAGGCGTTCCTGGAGCAGGCGGCGGCGGATCCCCACGTGCTCGCCATCAAGCAGACCCTCTACCGCACGAGCGGCGACAGCCCCATCGTCGAGGCGCTCATCGACGCGGCCGAGGCGGGCAAGCAGGTGCTCGCGCTGGTGGAGATCAAGGCGCGCTTCGACGAGCAGGCCAACATCACGTGGGCCCGCAAGCTCGAGAAGGCCGGCGTGCACGTCGTCTACGGCGTCGCGGGGCTCAAGACGCACTGCAAGCTCGCGCTCGTGATCCGCCAGGAGAAGGGCGGGGTGCTGCGGCACTACAGCCACATCGGCACAGGCAACTACAACCCCAAGACGAGCCGCATCTACGAGGACCTCGGGCTCCTCACCGCGGACGACGTCGTGGGCAAGGACCTCACGCGCCTGTTCAACGAGCTCTCCGGCTACGGCATCGAGAAGAAGTTCAAGCGCCTGCTCGTCGCGCCGCTGCACCTGCGGAAGGGCCTGCTCAAGCGCATCGCCGTGGAGACGCAGAACGCGCTCGACGGGAAGCCCAGCGGCATCCGCATCAAGGTCAACTCCATCGTCGACGAGAAGATCATCGACGCGCTCTACCGGGCGAGCAACGCGGGCGTGCCCGTGCAGGTCTGGGTGCGCGGCATCTGCTCGCTCACGCCGGGACAGCCGGGGCTCAGCGAGAACATCGAGGTGCGGTCGATCCTCGGGCGCTACCTCGAGCACAGCCGCGTGTTCTCGTTCGTCAACGACGGCGACCAGGCCACCTACATCGGCAGCGCCGACATGATGCACCGCAACCTCGACCGCCGCGTCGAGGCGCTCGTGCGCCTCGTCGACCCCGCGCACCTGCAGGAGATCGAGGACCTCTTCGACCGCGCCATGGCCGACACGACCTCCGCGTGGATCCTCGACTCCGACGGGGAGTGGACGCGCCGCAACAAGGGCGCGGACGGCACGACGCTGGAGGACCTGCAGACCGCGGTGATGGGCATCGTGTCCAAGCGCAAGCGGCGCGTGCTCCGCTGA
- the mshD gene encoding mycothiol synthase — translation MSAFPPPPAPEATEPDAPRVVRVEPAPDAVRGILALADRARAADGVAPFNEQTRLTLSSDGGPALLVVDGTDGSPIGAAVVARGDGGIEAELVVDPSRRRHGVGRALLEAVLAEAAGSPVSVWAHGDHPAARALAAATGLDRARELLQLRASVAEARTGLGERPMPAGLALSSFAAEDADDWVALNARAFASHPEQGRMTRGDLDDRVAESWFDPALLLLARDADGRLAGFHWLKVDGGQAEVYVLGVDPDRAARGLGSALLAAGLDLLAERGHDEVDLYVEADNAPALALYRRAAFRDAAVDVQYRLA, via the coding sequence ATGAGCGCGTTCCCGCCCCCGCCGGCGCCTGAGGCGACGGAGCCCGACGCCCCGCGCGTCGTCCGCGTCGAGCCCGCCCCCGACGCCGTCCGCGGGATCCTCGCGCTCGCCGACCGCGCCCGCGCGGCCGACGGCGTCGCCCCGTTCAACGAGCAGACCCGCCTCACGCTCAGCTCCGACGGCGGACCCGCCCTCCTCGTCGTCGATGGGACGGACGGGAGCCCGATCGGCGCGGCCGTCGTCGCGCGCGGCGACGGCGGGATCGAGGCCGAGCTCGTCGTGGATCCGTCCCGCCGCCGCCACGGCGTCGGCCGCGCGCTCCTCGAGGCCGTGCTCGCGGAGGCCGCGGGATCGCCCGTCTCGGTGTGGGCGCACGGCGACCACCCCGCCGCCCGCGCCCTCGCCGCCGCGACGGGCCTCGACCGGGCCCGCGAGCTCCTGCAGCTGCGCGCGTCGGTCGCCGAGGCGCGCACGGGCCTCGGCGAGCGCCCGATGCCGGCGGGCCTCGCGCTCTCCTCCTTCGCCGCCGAGGACGCCGACGACTGGGTCGCGCTCAACGCGCGGGCCTTCGCGAGCCACCCCGAGCAGGGCCGCATGACGCGCGGCGACCTCGACGACCGCGTCGCGGAGTCCTGGTTCGACCCGGCCCTGCTGCTCCTCGCCCGCGACGCGGACGGCAGGCTGGCCGGCTTCCACTGGCTCAAGGTGGATGGCGGCCAGGCCGAGGTGTACGTGCTCGGCGTGGATCCCGACCGCGCGGCCCGCGGACTCGGATCCGCCCTCCTCGCCGCCGGCCTCGACCTGCTCGCCGAGCGCGGGCACGACGAGGTCGACCTCTACGTCGAGGCCGACAACGCGCCCGCCCTGGCGCTCTACCGACGGGCCGCCTTCCGCGACGCCGCGGTCGACGTCCAGTACCGCCTTGCCTGA
- a CDS encoding response regulator transcription factor, translated as MAQLLILTSSADTDVLPALGLLSHRTRHIQADAASLVNAPAADLVLVDARRDLASAKSLCKILTTTGGGTPLILVLTEGGLTAVSADWGATDVILDSAGPAEVDARVRLVIGRAALEHTGSKIQASGVVIDEASYSAKVHGKPLDLTFKEFELLRFFASHPSRVFTREQLLSEVWGYDYFGGTRTVDVHVRRLRAKLGDLESLIGTVRNVGYRFNVYEEDNERVPAPAGA; from the coding sequence GTGGCCCAGCTGTTGATCCTGACCTCGTCCGCGGACACCGATGTGCTCCCGGCGCTCGGGCTCCTCAGCCACCGGACGCGGCACATCCAGGCGGATGCGGCGAGCCTCGTGAACGCCCCCGCCGCCGACCTCGTCCTCGTCGACGCCCGCCGCGACCTCGCCAGCGCCAAGTCCCTCTGCAAGATCCTCACCACCACGGGCGGGGGCACGCCCCTCATCCTCGTGCTCACCGAGGGCGGCCTCACCGCGGTCAGCGCCGACTGGGGCGCGACCGACGTGATCCTCGACTCCGCCGGCCCCGCCGAGGTCGACGCGCGCGTGCGCCTCGTCATCGGCCGCGCGGCGCTCGAGCACACGGGCAGCAAGATCCAGGCCTCCGGCGTGGTCATCGACGAGGCCAGCTACTCCGCCAAGGTGCACGGCAAGCCGCTCGACCTCACCTTCAAGGAGTTCGAGCTGCTGCGCTTCTTCGCGAGCCACCCGTCGCGGGTCTTCACGCGCGAGCAGCTGCTCAGCGAGGTGTGGGGCTACGACTACTTCGGCGGCACGCGCACGGTCGACGTGCACGTGCGGCGCCTGCGGGCGAAGCTCGGCGACCTCGAGTCGCTCATCGGCACCGTGCGCAACGTCGGCTACCGCTTCAACGTGTATGAGGAGGACAATGAGCGCGTTCCCGCCCCCGCCGGCGCCTGA
- a CDS encoding FABP family protein → MIEIPTGLPAELVPLSWLLGVWEGTGVVEYAVGDEVVRREFGQRISFSHDGLPHLNYSSYAWVDGDDGPVPFVTETGYWRLRRRVTDGDPGPAMLPPTGDRPFTTAEEVETLRNAESGFDVEVALVHPGGVSELYVGQVKSARIDLATDAVMRTEGAKAYTGATRLYGLVERDLLWAWDIAALGQPLRTHASGRVSHVD, encoded by the coding sequence ATGATCGAGATCCCGACCGGCCTCCCCGCCGAGCTCGTCCCGCTGTCCTGGCTCCTCGGCGTCTGGGAGGGCACCGGGGTCGTCGAGTACGCGGTCGGCGACGAGGTCGTCCGCCGCGAGTTCGGCCAGCGCATCAGCTTCAGCCACGACGGCCTGCCGCACCTCAACTACTCCTCGTACGCGTGGGTCGATGGCGACGACGGCCCCGTGCCCTTCGTCACCGAGACCGGCTACTGGCGCCTGCGCCGCCGCGTCACCGACGGGGACCCGGGCCCCGCGATGCTGCCGCCCACCGGCGATCGCCCGTTCACGACGGCCGAGGAGGTCGAGACGCTGCGCAACGCCGAGAGCGGCTTCGACGTCGAGGTCGCGCTCGTGCACCCGGGCGGCGTCAGCGAGCTCTACGTCGGCCAGGTGAAGAGCGCGCGCATCGACCTCGCCACCGACGCCGTGATGCGCACCGAGGGCGCCAAGGCCTACACGGGCGCGACCAGGCTCTACGGCCTCGTCGAGCGCGACCTGCTCTGGGCGTGGGACATCGCGGCGCTCGGCCAGCCGCTGCGCACGCACGCCTCCGGGCGGGTGTCGCATGTCGACTGA
- a CDS encoding YgfZ/GcvT domain-containing protein yields MSTDPDPAPSRSPFLDLPGAVAAEGPDAGVPAHLGSLVQEQRALAAGTAIVDLSHRAVLSGTGEDRLTWLDSITSQSLRGLAPGDSAETLFLDQNGRLEHAVGVLDDGVTTWLLLGAGDAGALLAYLQRMRFMLRVEPADRTAELAVVGTMGEPELPVAAPAGVPLVWRDPWTHVVPGGHQYAAAAPHPGEGWTWSERLVPRSELPAVVARAASGDLPVAGVLASEALRIAAWRPRFATEVDDRTIPHELDWLRSAVHLSKGCYRGQETVAKVHNLGRPPRRLVLLQLDGSDAVLPGAGSEVRLPAAADGTAGEVVGAVTSSALHHELGPVALAVVRRNVDPALQLEVVADDVRVQAMQDVIVPTDAGRSADVPRLPRLGAVRR; encoded by the coding sequence ATGTCGACTGACCCGGATCCCGCCCCGTCCCGCTCGCCCTTCCTCGACCTGCCCGGCGCCGTCGCCGCCGAGGGGCCGGATGCCGGCGTGCCCGCGCACCTCGGATCCCTCGTGCAGGAGCAGCGCGCGCTCGCCGCGGGGACCGCGATCGTCGACCTGTCGCACCGGGCTGTCCTCTCCGGCACGGGGGAGGACCGGCTGACCTGGCTCGACTCCATCACCAGCCAGTCGCTCCGCGGCCTCGCGCCGGGGGACTCGGCCGAGACCCTCTTCCTCGACCAGAACGGCCGCCTCGAGCACGCGGTCGGCGTGCTCGACGACGGCGTCACCACCTGGCTGCTGCTCGGCGCCGGGGACGCGGGGGCGCTGCTCGCGTACCTGCAGCGCATGCGCTTCATGCTCCGGGTCGAGCCCGCCGACCGCACTGCCGAGCTCGCCGTCGTCGGCACCATGGGCGAGCCCGAGCTCCCCGTCGCGGCGCCCGCGGGCGTGCCGCTCGTGTGGCGGGATCCGTGGACGCACGTCGTCCCCGGCGGACACCAGTACGCGGCCGCCGCGCCGCACCCGGGCGAGGGCTGGACCTGGAGCGAGCGCCTCGTGCCGCGCTCCGAGCTGCCCGCCGTCGTCGCGCGCGCGGCGTCCGGCGACCTGCCCGTCGCGGGCGTCCTCGCGTCCGAGGCGCTGCGGATCGCCGCGTGGCGCCCGCGCTTCGCCACGGAGGTCGACGACCGCACCATCCCGCACGAGCTCGACTGGCTGCGCAGCGCCGTGCACCTCAGCAAGGGCTGCTACCGCGGCCAGGAGACGGTCGCCAAGGTCCACAACCTCGGGCGCCCGCCGCGCCGCCTCGTGCTGCTGCAGCTCGACGGGTCCGACGCGGTGCTGCCGGGCGCGGGATCCGAGGTGCGGCTCCCCGCCGCCGCCGACGGCACCGCGGGCGAGGTGGTCGGGGCGGTCACGTCGAGCGCGCTGCACCACGAGCTCGGCCCGGTCGCGCTCGCGGTCGTCCGCCGCAACGTGGATCCCGCCCTCCAGCTCGAGGTCGTCGCCGACGACGTGCGCGTGCAGGCCATGCAGGACGTGATCGTTCCCACGGACGCCGGCCGCTCCGCCGACGTCCCCCGCCTGCCGCGGCTCGGTGCGGTCCGCCGCTGA
- a CDS encoding class I SAM-dependent methyltransferase has translation MPGAASPVGSVTRGTTNTNRLRRVDRWIATLDALRTAADPLVVDLGYGASGITALEMHGRLRATRPDVRVVGIEIEPGRVARAREQLAAWPDAEARERISFVRGGFEVPLPGGERATVIRAFNVLRQYDEADVPAAWARMAARLVPGGSVVEGTCDEIGRVASWVDVRADGPRSLTISLRLTGLELPSIVAERLPKALIHRNVPGERVHEVLALLDRSWILSAPLGVYGPRQQWLGAVARMRDAGVPVEGGHARWRLGELTMPWSAVAPA, from the coding sequence ATGCCGGGCGCCGCCTCCCCCGTCGGCTCCGTGACGCGCGGGACGACCAACACGAACCGCCTCCGGCGCGTCGACAGGTGGATCGCGACCCTCGACGCGCTGCGCACCGCGGCCGACCCGCTCGTGGTCGACCTCGGCTACGGCGCGAGCGGGATCACGGCGCTCGAGATGCACGGGCGGCTGCGCGCGACGCGGCCGGACGTGCGCGTCGTGGGCATCGAGATCGAGCCGGGGCGCGTGGCGCGGGCGCGCGAGCAGCTCGCGGCGTGGCCCGACGCGGAGGCCCGGGAGCGAATCTCCTTCGTCCGCGGCGGGTTCGAGGTGCCGCTGCCCGGCGGCGAGCGGGCGACCGTGATCCGCGCCTTCAACGTGCTGCGGCAGTACGACGAGGCCGACGTGCCCGCGGCGTGGGCGCGGATGGCGGCGCGGCTCGTCCCCGGCGGATCCGTGGTGGAGGGCACGTGCGACGAGATCGGCCGGGTCGCGAGCTGGGTCGACGTGCGCGCGGACGGCCCGCGCAGCCTGACGATCTCGCTGCGGTTGACGGGGCTGGAGCTGCCGTCGATCGTCGCCGAGCGGCTGCCGAAGGCGCTCATCCACCGCAACGTCCCCGGTGAGCGCGTGCACGAGGTGCTCGCCCTGCTCGACCGCAGCTGGATCCTCAGCGCCCCGCTCGGCGTGTACGGCCCCCGGCAGCAGTGGCTGGGCGCGGTCGCCCGGATGCGCGACGCAGGCGTCCCCGTCGAGGGCGGGCACGCGCGCTGGCGGCTCGGCGAGCTGACCATGCCCTGGTCGGCGGTCGCGCCGGCCTAG
- a CDS encoding phosphoglyceromutase, whose amino-acid sequence MAEPRTLVLLRHGNSDWNQKNLFTGWVDVELSEQGVAEGQRAGELLAESGILPDVLHTSVLIRAIDTANIALKRAGRSWIPVQRTWRLNERHYGALQGKDKAQTLAEYGPEQFATWRRSFDVPPPPIADDDEYSQSRDSRYADLGDALPRTECLKDVIERMLPYWESDIQPDLASGRTVLVTAHGNSLRALVKHLDGISDADIAELNIPTGIPLVYRLDEDFRPIVPGGEYLDPEAAAAGAAAVAAQGSKR is encoded by the coding sequence ATGGCTGAACCCCGCACCCTCGTGCTGCTGCGTCACGGCAACAGCGACTGGAACCAGAAGAACCTGTTCACCGGATGGGTGGACGTCGAGCTGAGCGAGCAGGGCGTCGCGGAGGGGCAGCGCGCCGGCGAGCTCCTCGCCGAGTCCGGCATCCTCCCCGACGTGCTGCACACCTCCGTCCTCATCCGCGCCATCGACACCGCCAACATCGCGCTCAAGCGCGCCGGCCGCTCGTGGATCCCCGTCCAGCGCACCTGGCGCCTCAACGAGCGCCACTACGGCGCGCTCCAGGGCAAGGACAAGGCGCAGACCCTCGCCGAGTACGGCCCCGAGCAGTTCGCCACGTGGCGCCGCTCGTTCGACGTGCCGCCGCCCCCCATCGCCGACGACGACGAGTACTCGCAGTCGCGCGATTCCCGCTACGCGGACCTCGGCGACGCCCTGCCCCGCACGGAGTGCCTCAAGGACGTCATCGAGCGGATGCTCCCCTACTGGGAGTCCGACATCCAGCCCGACCTCGCCTCCGGCCGCACCGTGCTCGTCACCGCCCACGGCAACTCGCTGCGCGCGCTCGTGAAGCACCTCGACGGGATCTCCGACGCGGACATCGCGGAGCTGAACATCCCCACCGGCATCCCGCTCGTGTACCGCCTCGACGAGGACTTCCGCCCGATCGTCCCCGGCGGCGAGTACCTCGACCCGGAGGCCGCCGCAGCGGGCGCCGCGGCCGTCGCCGCGCAGGGCAGCAAGAGGTAG
- the phoU gene encoding phosphate signaling complex protein PhoU has protein sequence MREVFQQELHEVQERLIEISALVAISIENATRAFNESNVSLAETVIEQDRRIDELATSLDELAINILARQQPVARDLRIVVSALRISASLERMGDLAEHIAQLSRYRFPDKVVPKSLRPTFLELGQLDVAIARKLTDLLTTEDAKLAEEIRNDDDRIDELHLSVFDKVLGETWKGAAVDTVDSTLASRYHERFADHAVSIAKTVQYLATGDWVQADA, from the coding sequence ATGCGCGAAGTGTTCCAGCAGGAGCTCCACGAGGTCCAGGAGCGTCTCATCGAGATCTCCGCGCTCGTCGCCATCTCCATCGAGAACGCGACCCGCGCGTTCAACGAGTCGAACGTCAGCCTCGCCGAGACCGTCATCGAGCAGGACCGCCGCATCGACGAGCTCGCCACGAGCCTCGACGAGCTCGCGATCAACATCCTCGCCCGCCAGCAGCCGGTGGCGCGCGACCTGCGCATCGTCGTGAGCGCGCTCCGCATCAGCGCGTCCCTCGAGCGCATGGGCGACCTCGCCGAGCACATCGCCCAGCTGTCGCGCTACCGCTTCCCGGACAAGGTGGTCCCGAAGTCGCTGCGCCCCACCTTCCTCGAGCTCGGTCAGCTCGACGTGGCCATCGCCCGCAAGCTCACCGACCTCCTCACCACGGAGGACGCGAAGCTCGCCGAGGAGATCCGCAACGACGACGACCGCATCGACGAGCTGCACCTCAGCGTCTTCGACAAGGTGCTCGGCGAGACCTGGAAGGGCGCGGCCGTCGACACGGTCGACTCCACCCTCGCCAGCCGCTACCACGAGCGCTTCGCCGACCACGCGGTGTCCATCGCGAAGACCGTGCAGTACCTCGCGACCGGCGACTGGGTGCAGGCCGACGCCTGA
- a CDS encoding sensor histidine kinase → MDTGALVLVCLLIGLAVGAGFVWLLHHAADRGDRAVEITNPVVPDGVDQVLEALESAGIVLDPSNNVMKASPGAISSGLVFHQALVHPELVSMVDRVRRSGEPLAEEVSLARGPFGAAEFQMHVRVARLGTRYVLLLAQDRTESHRLDQVRRDFVANISHELKTPIGAVGLLAEALDSCADDAVQVRRFAARLTTESARLARITQEIIELSRLEAANALEKAEPVDVDHVISVALDQVRLGAELRGIELARGKRSRSTVYGDEALLVVAVHNLLSNAVNYSPDGSRVGIGVMVDDGAVEVVVTDQGIGIPEDEQGRIFERFFRVDQARARDTGGTGLGLSIVKHVVQNHGGDVRVWSRPGRGSTFTIRLPEASQTPALAGTDIGEPT, encoded by the coding sequence ATGGACACCGGTGCGTTGGTGCTCGTCTGCCTCCTCATCGGTCTGGCGGTCGGCGCGGGATTCGTGTGGCTGCTGCACCACGCGGCGGACCGCGGCGACCGCGCCGTCGAGATCACGAACCCCGTCGTCCCCGACGGCGTCGACCAGGTGCTCGAGGCGCTCGAGTCGGCGGGCATCGTGCTGGACCCCTCCAACAACGTGATGAAGGCGTCGCCCGGCGCCATCTCCTCCGGCCTCGTCTTCCACCAGGCGCTCGTCCACCCCGAGCTCGTCTCGATGGTCGACCGCGTGCGCCGATCCGGCGAGCCGCTGGCGGAGGAGGTGTCGCTCGCGCGCGGCCCGTTCGGCGCCGCCGAGTTCCAGATGCACGTGCGCGTCGCCCGCCTCGGCACGCGCTACGTGCTCCTCCTCGCGCAGGACCGCACCGAGTCCCACCGGCTCGACCAGGTGCGCCGCGACTTCGTGGCGAACATCAGCCACGAGCTGAAGACGCCCATCGGCGCGGTCGGCCTCCTCGCGGAGGCGCTCGACTCGTGCGCCGACGACGCCGTGCAGGTGCGGCGGTTCGCCGCACGGCTCACCACGGAGTCGGCCCGGCTCGCGCGCATCACGCAGGAGATCATCGAGCTGTCCCGGCTCGAGGCGGCCAACGCGCTGGAGAAGGCGGAGCCTGTCGACGTCGACCACGTGATCAGCGTCGCGCTCGACCAGGTGCGGCTCGGCGCGGAGCTCCGCGGCATCGAGCTGGCCCGCGGCAAGCGGTCGCGCTCCACGGTCTACGGCGACGAGGCGCTCCTCGTGGTCGCCGTGCACAACCTGCTGAGCAACGCCGTCAACTACTCGCCCGACGGATCGCGCGTCGGCATCGGCGTCATGGTCGACGACGGCGCCGTCGAGGTCGTGGTCACCGACCAGGGCATCGGCATCCCCGAGGACGAGCAGGGCCGGATCTTCGAGCGCTTCTTCCGCGTCGACCAGGCCCGCGCCCGCGACACCGGCGGCACGGGGCTCGGGCTCAGCATCGTCAAGCACGTCGTGCAGAATCATGGCGGCGACGTGCGCGTCTGGTCCCGACCGGGTCGCGGCTCCACCTTCACCATCCGCCTCCCCGAGGCATCGCAGACCCCGGCGCTCGCCGGCACGGACATCGGAGAACCCACGTGA
- a CDS encoding response regulator transcription factor — protein sequence MTRIMLVEDEASLSEPLAFLLQREGYEVDVVEDGPAAVAAFDRDGADLILLDLMLPGLPGTEVCREIRTRSAVPIIMLTAKDSEVDIVVGLELGADDYVTKPYSTRELLARIRAVLRRRVEVDDEPLNVLEVGSVRMDVERHTVEVDGREIAMPLKEFELLELLLRNAGRVLTRGQLIDRVWGSDYFGDTKTLDVHIKRIRSKIEREPSDPVLLVTVRGLGYRFEA from the coding sequence GTGACACGCATCATGCTCGTCGAGGACGAGGCGTCGCTCAGCGAGCCGCTCGCCTTCCTGCTCCAGCGCGAGGGCTACGAGGTGGACGTCGTCGAGGACGGCCCCGCCGCGGTGGCCGCGTTCGACAGGGACGGCGCCGATCTGATCCTGCTCGACCTCATGCTCCCGGGCCTCCCCGGCACCGAGGTGTGCCGGGAGATCCGTACGCGCTCGGCCGTGCCGATCATCATGCTCACCGCCAAGGACTCCGAGGTGGACATCGTCGTGGGCCTCGAGCTGGGGGCCGACGACTACGTGACGAAGCCCTACTCGACGCGCGAGCTGCTGGCGCGGATCCGCGCGGTGCTGCGCCGCCGCGTCGAGGTCGACGACGAGCCGCTCAACGTGCTCGAGGTCGGCTCCGTGCGCATGGACGTGGAGCGCCACACGGTCGAGGTCGACGGCCGCGAGATCGCGATGCCGCTCAAGGAGTTCGAGCTGCTCGAGCTGCTGCTGCGGAACGCGGGGCGCGTGCTCACGCGCGGCCAGCTCATCGACCGGGTGTGGGGATCCGACTACTTCGGCGACACCAAGACGCTCGACGTGCACATCAAGCGCATCCGCTCCAAGATCGAGCGCGAGCCGTCCGACCCCGTGCTCCTCGTCACCGTCCGCGGGCTGGGCTACCGCTTCGAGGCGTAG